From the genome of Leguminivora glycinivorella isolate SPB_JAAS2020 chromosome Z, LegGlyc_1.1, whole genome shotgun sequence, one region includes:
- the LOC125241076 gene encoding zinc finger protein GLIS2-like: protein MLVFPQWRPEVAGEGCRVQRWMPADRFAPYIARPVMLPTVQTQIDEESSSGGSSPECESHEVACGWRGCGAHFGSVARLSAHVARVHALAHRDGLFYCGWRDCTRPQRGFNARYKMLVHIRTHTNERPHTCNQCNKSFSRAENLKIHLRSHSGEKPYVCPYEGCGKAYSNSSDRFKHTRTHTVDKPYCCKVPGCNKRYTDPSSLRKHVKTYKHFTSKHTPEPPSPEASSPAKENSFSYNNIQPTSPMRIQYSPPRNTSPTIPPYNPILPMSDTIPTAPYPPILEPVYTRPLENMYPLRLPINEMSYVEYTQMYEHAYRSYYCNGVSCPVLRPIGEKIYTYEEPRIEAFPEAMEAAEAKPVSDMPLNLKCTKQESNIDKKGPRLDLPLDLSNKR from the exons ATGTTAGTTTTTCCGCAATGGAGACCGGAGGTGGCAGGGGAGGGATGCAGGGTGCAACGGTGGATGCCCGCGGACCGTTTCGCGCCCTACATTGCTAGGCCAGTGATGTTACCTACAGTCCAAACACAG ATCGACGAGGAGTCATCCTCAGGAGGGTCGTCGCCAGAGTGCGAGTCGCACGAGGTTGCGTGCGGCTGGCGCGGCTGCGGCGCGCACTTCGGCAGCGTCGCGCGACTTTCCGCGCACGTCGCGCGCGTTCACGCGCTTGCGCACAGAGACGGCCTCTTCTACTGTGGCTGGCGTGACTGCACTAGACCTCAGAGAGGATTCAACGCACG GTACAAAATGCTCGTGCACATAAGGACGCACACAAACGAGCGGCCGCACACGTGCAACCAATGCAACAAAAGCTTCTCCCGTGCAGAAAACCTTAAGATACACTTGAGATCACACTCGGGGGAAAAGCCTTATGTCTGCCCTTATGAG GGTTGCGGAAAAGCGTACTCAAACTCAAGCGACCGCTTCAAACACACGCGAACCCACACTGTGGATAAGCCGTACTGTTGCAAGGTCCCCGGCTGCAACAAGAGATACACAGACCCCTCCAGCCTGAGGAAACACGTAAAAACGTACAAGCACTTCACGTCCAAACACACGCCGGAACCGCCCAGCCCCGAAGCCAGCTCGCCAGCCAAAGAAAACAGCTTCTCTTACAACAACATACAACCCACTTCACCAATGCGCATCCAGTACTCGCCACCAAGGAACACGTCACCCACGATACCACCTTACAACCCTATACTACCCATGAGCGACACCATACCCACAGCACCCTACCCGCCCATTTTAGAGCCAGTCTACACAAGACCTTTAGAAAACATGTACCCATTAAGATTGCCTATTAACGAAATGTCGTACGTAGAGTACACACAGATGTATGAGCACGCCTACAGAAGCTATTACTGCAACGGAGTCAGCTGTCCAGTATTAAGACCGATCGGGGAAAAGATATACACGTACGAGGAACCCCGGATCGAAGCTTTTCCGGAAGCCATGGAGGCTGCGGAGGCGAAGCCAGTGTCGGATATGCCGTTAAATTTAAAATGCACCAAACAGGAGAGCAACATTGACAAAAAAGGCCCTCGCCTAGACTTGCCGTTAGATTTAAGCAACAAAAGATAG